In one window of Maribacter sp. BPC-D8 DNA:
- the folP gene encoding dihydropteroate synthase — MTINCNGKLLSLDQPKVTGILNVTPDSFFDGGKYKDEKSILNQVEKMLIEGASFIDIGAYSSRPGALEVDEATELKRIVPIVSLILKNFPETILSIDTFRSSIAKACIENGAAIINDISAGLQDDNMLPTVAKLYVPYIMMHMRGTPQNMQQQTDYTDILKEVLSFFSERLVAAKSLGIKDIIIDPGFGFAKNLEQNYELLNHMEVMNIIEHPLLAGISRKSMIYKTLDTTAGQALNGTTALHMVCLQKGAKILRVHDVKEAMECVKLYEQLNA; from the coding sequence ATGACCATAAATTGCAACGGTAAACTTTTATCATTAGATCAGCCCAAGGTAACGGGTATTTTAAACGTTACGCCCGATTCTTTTTTTGACGGCGGAAAATACAAAGACGAAAAGAGTATACTAAATCAGGTTGAAAAAATGCTGATCGAAGGTGCTAGTTTTATTGACATTGGTGCTTATAGTTCAAGACCTGGTGCTTTAGAAGTTGACGAGGCTACCGAGTTAAAACGTATAGTACCAATTGTAAGTTTAATTCTTAAGAATTTTCCAGAAACCATACTCTCTATAGATACGTTTAGAAGCAGCATTGCCAAAGCATGTATTGAAAATGGCGCTGCCATAATTAATGATATTTCTGCGGGATTACAAGATGACAATATGTTACCCACCGTAGCAAAATTATACGTACCATACATTATGATGCATATGCGCGGCACGCCACAAAACATGCAGCAACAAACAGATTACACAGATATTTTGAAAGAGGTTCTTTCATTTTTTTCTGAAAGATTAGTTGCAGCTAAGTCCTTAGGAATAAAAGATATTATCATTGACCCAGGTTTTGGCTTTGCAAAGAATCTAGAACAGAACTATGAGCTTTTGAATCATATGGAAGTCATGAATATCATTGAACACCCATTATTAGCAGGAATTAGCAGAAAATCAATGATTTACAAAACATTGGACACCACTGCCGGCCAAGCATTAAATGGAACAACGGCATTACATATGGTCTGCTTACAAAAGGGAGCAAAAATATTACGAGTTCACGATGTTAAAGAAGCCATGGAATGTGTAAAACTCTATGAACAATTAAATGCCTAA
- a CDS encoding diadenylate cyclase yields MDFLNFIDFKITDVLDIIFVAVLLYYIYKLVRGSVAINIFIGIVIVWAFWKLTELLDMQMISSMVGAFMQVGLIALIIVFQQEIRKFLLMIGSTNFANKRNFVKHFKFLKQEGLSTDTDVDAILKACEKMASTKTGAILVIERSNSLDFIKSTGDRMNIEINQPILESIFYKNSTLHDGAAVIVGNYIVATRVILPVSNERNIPLRFGLRHRAAVGISEKTDALSIVVSEETGLISYIKNGEFVLYDSITQLGNMLKQDLI; encoded by the coding sequence TTGGATTTTCTAAATTTTATTGACTTTAAGATTACAGATGTTTTAGACATCATATTTGTTGCCGTACTGCTATACTACATCTATAAACTAGTTAGAGGATCAGTTGCCATCAATATTTTTATCGGAATTGTTATCGTATGGGCTTTTTGGAAACTGACCGAATTGCTAGACATGCAAATGATCAGTAGTATGGTCGGTGCATTTATGCAAGTCGGACTTATTGCACTGATTATAGTTTTTCAGCAAGAGATTAGAAAGTTTCTATTAATGATAGGCTCTACCAATTTCGCAAACAAGAGAAATTTTGTAAAGCATTTTAAATTCTTAAAGCAAGAAGGCTTATCGACAGACACAGATGTTGATGCCATATTAAAAGCATGCGAGAAAATGGCGAGTACCAAAACAGGTGCTATTTTGGTTATTGAACGTAGCAACTCCTTAGATTTTATAAAGAGTACAGGTGATCGAATGAATATTGAGATTAACCAACCTATTCTTGAAAGTATCTTTTACAAGAACAGTACACTTCATGATGGAGCGGCTGTTATTGTTGGAAATTATATAGTTGCTACGAGAGTAATTTTACCTGTTTCTAACGAGCGTAATATTCCGCTGCGTTTCGGATTACGACATAGAGCTGCTGTGGGAATAAGTGAAAAGACCGATGCTTTAAGTATTGTAGTAAGTGAAGAAACCGGATTAATCTCTTATATAAAAAATGGAGAATTTGTGCTGTACGACTCCATCACCCAATTAGGGAATATGCTTAAACAAGATTTGATATAG
- a CDS encoding DUF3667 domain-containing protein yields MECKNCHTNLRTDFSYCPDCGAKVIRNRLTVKNLISDATERFFNVDNTFLITFKHLFTKPDEVIGGYINGVRKKYLNPISYFTIAITLGGLFAYVYSEFFPNALDFDFLYKSGDSITEAEKLGQDFQKQWNAYLIKYQSLFYMAMLPFLALISRLVFINKKQFNLSEHFVINIYAYSHLSIIINIAYLLTIWNSKIIYYVSMGNMIFQIGFFTWVFYKLFNLTIKQTVLKLLLFLVLFAAIFFIIIIIATVYIALFTDSFQKMAP; encoded by the coding sequence GTGGAATGCAAAAACTGCCATACCAACCTAAGAACCGATTTCAGTTATTGTCCTGATTGTGGAGCTAAGGTAATTCGAAACAGACTTACAGTGAAGAATCTTATTAGTGATGCCACTGAACGTTTTTTCAATGTTGACAATACCTTTCTTATAACCTTTAAACATCTGTTTACAAAACCAGACGAAGTAATTGGTGGTTATATTAATGGTGTTAGAAAGAAGTATTTAAACCCCATTAGCTATTTTACTATAGCCATTACCCTTGGAGGGTTATTTGCTTATGTATATTCTGAGTTTTTCCCAAATGCTCTAGATTTTGATTTTCTATATAAATCTGGAGATTCAATTACCGAGGCAGAAAAATTAGGACAGGATTTTCAAAAACAATGGAATGCTTACCTAATAAAATATCAAAGTCTTTTTTACATGGCTATGCTGCCCTTTTTGGCATTAATTTCTAGACTTGTATTTATCAATAAAAAGCAATTTAATTTAAGTGAGCATTTTGTAATTAACATTTATGCTTACTCACATTTATCTATAATTATAAATATTGCCTACTTACTGACCATTTGGAACTCAAAAATTATTTATTATGTTTCTATGGGTAATATGATATTCCAAATAGGATTCTTTACTTGGGTATTTTACAAACTATTTAATCTGACCATAAAGCAAACAGTATTAAAACTGCTACTATTTCTTGTTTTATTCGCAGCAATATTTTTTATTATTATAATAATTGCCACAGTGTACATAGCTCTATTTACAGACTCATTTCAAAAAATGGCACCGTAA
- the prmA gene encoding 50S ribosomal protein L11 methyltransferase yields MSDTVYIEYRFTVKPKGPASDLLIAELGEVGFESFVEEDDDVLAYIQKTDWSEGMLEDLPILENPRYKFTYDYKEIEQENWNATWEQNFQPIIVDDICMIRAPFHEAIDVDYDIVIEPKMSFGTGHHETTHMMLQHILQLDLKGKTVLDMGSGTGVLAILAGMRGATTIDAIDIDNWCYLNAKENVERNNMDFISVYEGDVALLEGKKYDLIIANINRNILLADIPSYAKSLNAGGTLLLSGFYTEDLDMITQKCTELALKFEKNLERNNWVAAKYVN; encoded by the coding sequence ATGAGCGATACAGTATATATTGAATACCGTTTTACGGTAAAACCTAAAGGTCCGGCTTCAGATCTTCTCATTGCAGAATTGGGTGAAGTCGGTTTTGAAAGTTTTGTTGAAGAAGATGATGATGTGTTGGCATACATTCAAAAAACTGATTGGTCTGAAGGTATGTTAGAGGATCTTCCTATTTTAGAGAATCCTCGTTATAAATTTACTTACGACTATAAAGAAATAGAGCAAGAGAACTGGAACGCTACTTGGGAACAAAATTTTCAACCTATTATCGTTGATGATATTTGTATGATTAGAGCCCCTTTTCATGAGGCTATTGATGTGGATTATGACATTGTTATTGAACCAAAAATGAGTTTCGGTACAGGTCATCATGAAACAACTCATATGATGCTACAACATATTTTACAGCTAGATTTAAAAGGCAAAACTGTTTTAGATATGGGCAGTGGTACAGGGGTTTTAGCTATTCTAGCGGGTATGCGTGGTGCTACTACTATAGATGCCATCGACATTGATAATTGGTGTTATTTGAATGCTAAAGAGAATGTTGAACGAAATAACATGGACTTCATTTCTGTATATGAAGGTGATGTGGCATTGCTTGAAGGTAAGAAGTATGATTTGATCATCGCAAATATCAATAGAAACATTTTGTTGGCAGATATACCGAGCTATGCGAAATCTTTAAATGCAGGTGGTACTTTGTTATTAAGTGGTTTTTATACTGAAGACTTAGATATGATTACGCAAAAGTGTACGGAGTTAGCGTTAAAGTTTGAAAAAAACCTTGAACGTAATAATTGGGTTGCCGCAAAATATGTAAATTAG
- a CDS encoding ATP-dependent Clp protease adaptor ClpS, protein MSTREEVSEELLLEEETVQQNEIVLFNDEVNTFDHVINTLMSVCEHSPEQAEQCSLIVHYKGKCTVKTGEYEELKPQCSKLLQAGLSAEIV, encoded by the coding sequence ATGAGCACAAGAGAAGAAGTTTCCGAAGAATTACTTTTAGAAGAAGAAACAGTTCAGCAAAATGAAATCGTTCTTTTTAATGATGAGGTCAATACATTCGACCATGTTATAAATACATTAATGTCTGTTTGTGAGCATTCACCAGAACAGGCTGAACAATGTTCTTTAATAGTGCATTACAAAGGTAAGTGTACAGTTAAGACTGGTGAGTATGAAGAATTGAAACCACAATGTTCTAAATTACTACAAGCCGGACTTAGTGCAGAAATTGTTTAA
- the tpiA gene encoding triose-phosphate isomerase: MRAKIVAGNWKMNKNLAETETLLAELSAKLPDTNAEVMVAPTYVNLASAVHALESSKIEVIAQNMHYAESGAFTGEISADMLLNIGIDTAIIGHSERRAYFGEGDEILSKKVITALNKGIRVMFCFGEELEDRKSGNHFNLVESQLKNVLFSLEPSAWTNIVLAYEPVWAIGTGETASPEQAQEMHAFIRKTISEAFDATIANNVTILYGGSVKPGNAEEIFSKPDVDGGLIGGASLVADDFIAIIKAI; encoded by the coding sequence ATGAGAGCAAAGATAGTAGCAGGTAACTGGAAGATGAATAAGAATTTGGCAGAGACTGAAACACTTTTAGCAGAGCTATCGGCAAAATTGCCAGATACCAATGCAGAAGTTATGGTAGCGCCAACATATGTAAACTTGGCTAGTGCAGTACATGCTTTAGAAAGTTCTAAAATTGAAGTTATTGCACAAAACATGCATTATGCTGAAAGTGGTGCTTTTACTGGTGAAATTTCGGCAGATATGTTATTGAACATTGGTATTGATACTGCAATCATCGGACACTCTGAAAGAAGAGCGTATTTTGGTGAAGGCGATGAGATACTTTCAAAGAAAGTAATTACAGCTTTAAATAAAGGCATTCGTGTAATGTTCTGTTTCGGTGAGGAATTAGAAGATCGAAAATCTGGTAATCATTTCAATTTAGTTGAAAGCCAGTTAAAAAATGTACTTTTTAGTTTAGAACCATCAGCGTGGACTAATATTGTTTTGGCATACGAGCCGGTTTGGGCAATTGGTACGGGTGAGACTGCTTCTCCTGAACAAGCGCAAGAAATGCATGCATTTATTCGTAAAACTATTTCAGAAGCATTTGATGCTACTATAGCTAATAATGTAACTATTCTTTACGGTGGTAGTGTTAAACCAGGTAATGCAGAAGAGATTTTTTCTAAACCAGATGTTGACGGTGGTTTAATCGGTGGGGCTTCATTAGTTGCTGACGATTTTATTGCAATCATTAAAGCTATTTAA
- a CDS encoding DUF1599 domain-containing protein has protein sequence MLDTAKEYDEVIEVCLNLYQKKMTDYGSAWRILRLPSLTDQIFIKAQRIRSLQENDVRKVDEGERSEFIGIINYSVMALIQLELGVADQPDLNTEKAVELYEKHIKITKELMLNKNHDYGEAWRDMRVSSLTDLILQKLLRVKQIEDNKGKTLVSEGIDANYQDMINYAVFALIHLGSELK, from the coding sequence ATGCTAGATACGGCAAAGGAATACGATGAGGTTATTGAGGTTTGTTTAAATCTTTACCAGAAAAAAATGACAGATTATGGTAGCGCGTGGCGAATTTTAAGATTGCCGTCGCTAACAGATCAAATATTTATTAAGGCACAACGCATACGTAGTCTTCAAGAGAACGATGTTCGTAAGGTTGATGAAGGTGAACGTTCAGAGTTTATAGGGATTATCAATTATTCGGTAATGGCATTAATTCAATTAGAACTTGGTGTTGCTGATCAGCCCGATTTAAATACCGAAAAAGCGGTAGAATTATACGAAAAGCATATTAAGATTACCAAAGAATTGATGTTGAACAAGAACCATGATTATGGTGAGGCTTGGCGAGATATGAGAGTGAGTTCTCTTACAGATTTAATTTTACAGAAATTACTTCGAGTAAAACAGATAGAAGATAATAAAGGTAAAACTTTGGTAAGCGAAGGTATAGATGCCAATTATCAAGACATGATTAATTATGCTGTTTTTGCATTGATACATTTAGGTTCAGAATTAAAATAA
- a CDS encoding BT_3928 family protein produces MRYLVGVVRIFVGILFIISGFIKLNDPVGFSFKLEEYFSQGVLDLPFLTPFALAISILVVIVEVMVGVMLILGYKRKITIWTLIAMIVFFTFLTFYSAYFNKVTDCGCFGDAIKLTPWESFTKDVVLLVLILIIYVGRKYITPLVNSKVLTTVLATSFFACIGYVYYVLNHLPVIDFRPYEIGKNIEDGMSTPDDAPKAIFEYRWKFDVNGTEEIHISNGDYPTVDGEFIDVETEEIQAGYEPPVHDFTIEQAGEDFASSLLQEPKLVMVIAYDLRKSNLEEFKNIKTVADKALKAGYKVIGMSASGPDQTDALVKENNLGFDFYFTDETTLKTIVRSNPGVLVLEKGTIKQKVHYNDLEDLIFN; encoded by the coding sequence ATGAGGTATTTAGTAGGTGTCGTAAGAATTTTTGTTGGTATACTTTTTATTATAAGCGGATTTATAAAACTGAACGATCCTGTTGGTTTTTCTTTTAAGTTAGAAGAGTATTTTAGTCAGGGTGTGTTAGATCTGCCTTTTCTAACTCCTTTTGCTTTGGCAATTTCAATTTTAGTGGTGATCGTTGAGGTTATGGTTGGTGTTATGCTAATACTGGGCTACAAACGAAAAATCACTATATGGACGCTGATCGCTATGATCGTGTTTTTTACATTTCTAACCTTTTATTCCGCTTACTTCAATAAAGTAACCGATTGTGGTTGTTTTGGCGATGCGATAAAGCTTACCCCTTGGGAGTCTTTTACGAAAGATGTCGTGCTGTTAGTACTTATTTTAATCATATATGTCGGTAGAAAATATATTACACCGTTAGTAAATTCGAAAGTATTGACGACAGTTTTAGCAACGTCGTTTTTTGCTTGTATTGGTTACGTGTATTATGTATTAAACCACTTGCCAGTAATAGATTTTAGACCTTATGAAATAGGTAAGAACATCGAAGATGGTATGAGTACACCAGATGACGCGCCTAAAGCTATTTTTGAATACAGATGGAAGTTCGATGTAAACGGTACTGAAGAAATTCATATTAGTAATGGAGATTACCCCACTGTAGATGGTGAGTTTATTGATGTTGAAACAGAAGAGATACAAGCGGGTTATGAACCACCAGTTCATGATTTTACCATCGAGCAGGCGGGAGAAGATTTTGCAAGTTCATTGTTGCAAGAACCTAAATTGGTTATGGTCATAGCCTACGATTTAAGAAAATCGAATTTAGAAGAATTCAAGAATATTAAAACAGTAGCCGACAAGGCTTTAAAAGCTGGATATAAAGTAATAGGTATGTCAGCCTCTGGACCAGATCAAACTGATGCTTTGGTGAAAGAGAATAACCTAGGTTTTGATTTTTACTTTACTGATGAGACGACACTGAAGACTATTGTTAGGTCTAACCCCGGAGTTTTGGTTTTAGAAAAAGGAACCATAAAACAGAAAGTACATTACAACGATTTAGAAGATTTAATCTTCAATTAA